A segment of the Rhodothermus sp. genome:
AGGACGGTCAATGCCGCTTGTTGACTCACAGCAATCCCAGAAAGTCGGCAAGGCCTGGATCCTTCCGCAAGCGCTGAAACGCGCGGCTGAGGTACACGCGAATCGTCCCCGGTGGCTTATTAAGACGTCGGCTGATTTCCTGATAGGGTAATTGTTGCAACAGCGCCATCCGGGTAACTTCCCGCAAAAATGGTGGCAGCCGGTCAATGGCTGCACTGAGTTGCGGGATCAACTGGCTCAGATCATGGTGCCACAGGTGCTGTTCTGCTTCAGGCGCCTCCAACGGAGGATCATCCGGTTCGTAGCTGGGTCGACGGCGTACGCTTCGCAAATAGTTTCGAAATGCATTCCGGCAGGAAATTCCCACCCAGCCGATCAGACGTGAAGCCTGACGTATCGTGTCAAGCTGGCCACGCAATCGGAGAAACGTTTCGCCGACCAGTGCTTCCAGCTCGACGCGCGACAGATCGGGATGATTGGTGGCCTTGGCCAGAAAGTAGCGCCAGATAAAGCAGTAGAGCCAGATTTCCAGTTGCTCCCATGCATCTTCATGGCCAGCGGTACGCCAGCGTTCGTAAAGCGCCTCCACCGCCTGCTGGTCATCCAGGTGAAACGACAGCTGCGCCGCCAGAACACGCAGCCTACTTCGATCCAAAGGATCCGTCATCTTTCTCCGTAAGCCCGCTTTTCTGAAAAGCTAAACATTGCTGCGTCAAGAATAAAGGAAGAATCAACACCATGCAAAACCATTTGCGTCGACAGGCGTGAGATGGCCTGCTTCGAAGCACCGAGCGTGCGACTTGACACGTGCGCGCAGAAACCCTAAATTGGGCGGCTACGTTTCCCGAGAATATGAAGTCCGGCCACACCGGACATTTTTATTGGCTTTCGCATGAAGCGCCATGGATGTCAACAGCTACAAGACCTATAGCGCCAAGCCCGGCGACGTAAGGCGCACCTGGTATGTGATCGATGCCGAAGGTCAGGTGCTGGGGCGACTGGCTTCGCGGATTGCAACAATCCTGCGGGGCAAGCACAAGCCTACCTATACGCCGCATGTGGATATGGGCGACTTTGTAATCGTCATCAACGCCGAAAAGGTGCGCCTGACGGGCAAGAAGGAGCAGCAGAAACAGTATTTCCGTCACTCCGGCTATCCAGGAGGCGTACGGCTACGTACGCCTGCTGAGATGCGTCAGCGGCGTCCGGAATTCCTGATCGAGCATGCGGTCAAAGGAATGCTTCCCAAGGGGCCGCTGGGGCGACGGATGCTGCGCAAGCTAAAAGTATACGCGGGGCCCTCGCATCCGCATGGGGCCCAGAAACCCATTGAACTCACCTTGTAATCAAGGCCTGTGCGCGCATGATGGCTACAGCAACTTTAACCCAGTGGATTGCGGTTGGCCGTCGGAAGACCGCTGTCGCTCGGGTTTACCTGCGTCCGGGCAATGGTCAGATCACGGTTAACCGCCGCCCCTTCGAAGAATACTTCCCGCTGGAATGGCGCCGGAAGGTTGTCCTGGCGCCCTTCGAGGTAACGGGCACGATGGGAGAGTTTGATGTTCTGGTTAACGTGAAGGGGGGCGGTCTGACCGGCCAGGCAGAAGCCATTCGTCATGGCATTGCACGGGCGCTGGTAGCCTATAATCCGGAATTCCGTAAGCCCCTGCGTGATGCTGGTTATCTGACGCGTGACCCGCGGATGGTAGAACGCAAGAAGTACGGCCAACCCAAGGCACGCAAGCGGTTCCAGTTCTCGAAGCGGTAATCCTTCCATCACCCATACCTCCCGATGCCCGGTCGGGTGGTCGCCTTACAGCGGCTAAGCCGGGCAGAAGACGGAGGTAGCGGCCTAACCCGAATGCAGCCATGAGTGAACACGAAACCCAACCTGTTCCTGAAACGGAAGCTTCGGCCGAACCTTCTACCGAAACGGCTGAAGTCCAGGCAGCCACGCCGGAGACTGCTGAGACCCAACCCAAACACCGCGTCTCGATTGAGGAGCTGCTCAAAGCCGGGGCCCACTTTGGACACCTGACAAGCCGGTGGAATCCCAAAATGCGCCCCTTCATCTTTATGGAGCGCAACGGGATCCACATCATCGACCTGGTGCAGACGCAGCAGCTCCTTGATCGTGCAGCAGAAGCGGCTGCACGTTTTGCGCGTCAGGGTAAAAAGATTCTGTTCGTCGGCACCAAAAAGCAGGCGCGCGATATCGTCCGCAAATATGCAGAAGCCTGCGGCCAACCCTACGTCGTCGAGCGCTGGCTGGGGGGTACGCTGACCAACTTCCAGACCATCCGCCTGAGCATCCGTCGCATGGAGGAGCTGGCCCGGATGGACGAAGAAGGCATCTTGGACCAGCTCAAGAAAAAAGAGCGGCTGATGAAACGCCGCGAACGGGAAAAGCTGGAGCGGACGCTCGGCGGGATCGCCCAGATGGCCAAGCTTCCAGGCGCGCTCTTTATCGTCGACGTAGTACGCGAGCATATTGCCGTCAGTGAAGCACGCAAGCTCGGCATTCCCATTATCGCCATCGTCGACACCAACGCTGACCCGGAGCTGATCGACTATCCGATCCCGGCAAACGACGATGCCGTCCGCTCCATTGAGCTCATCACTTCGGTCATCGCCAACGCAGTGATCGAAGGAGTCAAACAGCGCGAGCAGGAAGAAGCTGCCCGCAAAGCCGAACGCGAAAAGCGAACGGCAGAAGCAGCATCGACGAAGGGGGCACGCAGCAAACGTCGAAAGAAAGGTCCCTGATTTTTGAACCTAAAAGACAATCATAAACGATGGCCATTTCTGCTCAGGAAGTAAAGCGACTCCGGGAAATGACCGGAGTCGGTATGATGGATTGTAAGCGAGCGCTGGAAGAAGCCGGCGGCGACTTTGAGGCCGCCATCGAGATCCTGCGCAAAAAAGGCCAGAAGGTAGCAGCTAAACGGGCCGATCGGGAAGCCAAGGAAGGACTGGTCGTTACGGCCGTTAGCGAAGACGGCCGGGCCGGCGCCATTGTCGAGGTCAACTGTGAAACCGACTTTGTAGCGCGCAATGAGGAGTTTGCGTCGTTCGCGCAGCAGGTAGGCCAGCTGATTCTGGAAGCCCGCCCGGCCGATCTGGAGACCTTGTTGAAGCTCCAGCTGCCTGACGGCCGCACGGTCGAAGACGCGCTCCTTGACCTGACCGGCAAGATCGGCGAAAAGATCGCCATCCGACGCTTCGCGGTGCTGACTACCGACCAGGGCCGAATCATCTCGTACGTCCATCCTGGCTCCCGACTGGCGGTGCTGGTCGAAGTTGGGGGCGACGGCCAACTCGAAACCGCCGGCCGTGACGTGGCTATGCAGGTGGCTGCCATGAATCCGATCGCCGTGCGTCGTGAAGAAGTGCCGGAAGACGTACGTCAGAAGGAACTGGAGATCGCCCGCGAAGCTGCCCGAAACGAGGGCAAGCCAGAGCATATCATCGAGCGCATCGCCCAGGGTAAGCTGGAGCGTTTCTACAAAGACCACGTACTGCTGGAGCAGGCGTTCATTAAGGATGCCTCCCTTACGGTGCAGGAGTACCTGAAGCAGGCGGGCATTGAAACACGCCGCTTTATCCGGTACGCTCTGGGCGAATAACACGCACCGCTGCTATAAACCCGAACCTGACGGTTCGGGTTTTTTCGTAACCACCCCCAATGCGCTGGCTCTTTCGCATCAGTTAGCGCGTTGAATTTTTAGCAGCCAAAGCATACTTTGCAGCAGCAAGGTACCCCGAATCATGACCAGCGAATCGGACACATCGCACAGCAGGCTGCGGCCCCGTTACCGCCGCATTCTGCTTAAATTAAGCGGCGAAGCCCTGATGGGGCAAAAGCCCTACGGCATCGACTGGCATGTGGTGGAAACGTACGCCCGGGAAATTCGCCAGGTGGTCGACCTGGGGGTTTCCGTAGGCATTGTAATCGGCGGCGGCAATATTTTTCGGGGTGTGCAGAATGCTTCGCGAGGCATGAAACGCGCCCATGCCGACTACATGGGCATGCTGGCCACCATGATCAACGCCATGGCCTTGCAGGATGCGCTCGAACAGGCGGGACTCGACACACGCCTGCAGTCGAGCATCAAAATGGAGCAGATTGCCGAACCATTCATCCGTCGCCGGGCCATTCGTCATCTGGAGAAAGGACGGGTGGTGATTTTTGGCGCAGGCACGGGCAACCCGTACTTTACGACCGATACAGCCGCCGCCCTGCGCGCGCTGGAAATCGAAGCCGAGGTGTTGCTCAAAGGCACGCGGGTGGACGGCGTCTATTCGGCTGACCCGGAGCGCGATCCCAAGGCCCGCCTGTTTACTTCCATCCATGGACGGGAAGTCATCCGGCGAGACCTGCGCGTCATGGATATGACCGCCTTTACCTTGTGCCAGGAAGCCAAGCTACCCATCATCGTGTTTAACATGAACAAGCCTGGCAATCTGCTCCGCGTCGTTTGCGGCGAGCCAATCGGCACCCTGGTCTACTGGACCGAAACGCCGCCTTCATTTACCGAACCGGCTCAAGCCTGATAGGATGAACCCAACCTGTATGGAACAATGGTGGCCATTCCAAATGAACACCTGCAACTGATTCTGGACGATGCACGCGAGCACATGGAGAAATCGCTCGCGCATCTGCGCACCGAGCTGGCCGCCCTTCGGGCCGGACGGGCTACGCCGGCCATGCTTGAAGACGTACGCGTCGAATACTATGGCACTATGACGCCGCTGATGCAGCTGGCCAGTATCACTGCGCCGCAGCCAGACCTGCTTATCGTACAACCCTGGGATCGGTCGGCCCTGGGTGCTATCGAACGAGCTATCATTAATGCCAATCTGGGGCTGAATCCCTCTAACGACGGACACCTCATCCGCATACCGATTCCCCCGCTTTCCGAAGAACGGCGCAAAGAACTCGTCCGAGCGGCCCGTATACGCGCTGAAGAGGCCCGCGTGGCCATCCGCAACATCCGGCGTCACGCCAAAGACCACATCAAAAAAGCCAAGGAAGAAGAACACCTGCCTGAGGACCTGTGCCATACAGCGGAAGAAGAACTGCAGAAATTGACCGACACCTATATCGAAAAAGTCAATCAGCTGCTTAAACGCAAAGAAGCTGAAATCATGGAAGTCTGACAGTAGGCTCGGAACTCCCGGCCAACCGATGCCATAAAGTAAGGCGCTTGCGGAGAGGTGCCCGAGCGGTCGAAGGGGCACGCCTGGAGAGCGTGTGTACCGTTCACCGGTACCGTGGGTTCGAATCCCACCCTCTCCGCCAGGCCGGGTTGCCCTGCGGTGAGTGGCAACCCGGTTTTTTCATTTGCAAGCATCAATCCCTGCGGCTTATGATCGCCAGCATGACCGGCTTTGGGCGCGGCCAGGCAGCCCGTGACGGCTTCAGCGCCACCGTCGAGCTGCGCTCAGTCAACAATCGCTACCTGGATGTCTCGGTGCGCCTGCCACGAATAGCTGCTTCATACGAGCCGGAAATTCTGGCGGCTCTTCGCCAGGCTTTCAGCCGCGGCCGCATTACAGTGCAGGTCGATCTGAAGCTTTCTCCAGAGACGGGGCTGCTTCCTCGCCTCAACCTTGAGGTAGCCCGTCAGTACCTCACCCAATTGGAAACACTGCGTGCCGAAACCGGCCTGCCTAGTCCGATTCGGCTCGAACACCTGCTGACGCTACCCGATCTTTTTGAAAGACCGGAGCTTCCCGAAGCGGACGACCGTATTCGACAGGTGTTGATGGCAGCACTCACGCAGGCCATCAAGGCGCTGCAAGCCACACGCCATCGGGAAGGTGCCCTACTACAGGCTGACCTGGAAGCCCGGCTGAAAGCCATCGCCCACCGACTGGAGGCTATCGAAGCGCGCGCGCCTCAACGACTGGCCGAAGCCCGTGAGAAACTGCGTGCCCGCGTGCAGGAGCTGTTGCGCGAAGATCAACTCGACTCGGATCGGCTTGAACAGGAAATCGTCCTGCTGGCCGACCGGCTCGACATCACCGAAGAATGCGTCCGGCTACGAGCGCACCTGCAGCACTTTCACGAGGCCCTTCAGTCCGAAGAACCCAGTGGTCGCCGCTTGAACTTCCTGGCCCAGGAACTGCACCGAGAAGCCAACACAATCAACGCCAAGGCCAACGACGCCACCATCGCCCTGCTGGCCGTAGAAATCAAGGAGGAGATCGAAAAAATTCGGGAGCAAATCCAGAACATCGAATAGCCGATGGCCGAACCGCGCATCGTCATCCTGACCGCTCCCAGCGGTGCCGGCAAGACGACGCTGGCCCGTCGTCTTCAGAAGGCCCTTCCCCAGCTTCGGTTTTCCGTATCAGCCACAACACGCCCTCCACGTCCCGGCGAGCAGCACGGCGTGGATTACTACTTCCTCTCTGAAGAGGAATTTCGCCACCTGCTTGAACAGGGCGAATTGATCGAATATGAAGAAGTGTATCCCGGCCGCTTCTATGGCACGCTTCGCCGTGAAGTTGAAAAAGCCAGCCGAACCCACCCCGTCCTGCTCGACATTGACGTCAAAGGGGCCCTGCGCGTCAAGGAACAGTTTGGGGATGAAGCCCTCGCCATCTTCCTTCAACCGCCTTCCCTGGAAACGTTGGCCGAACGGCTACGCCACCGAGGCACCGAAGATGAAGCCTCCATGCGCCAGCGCCTGGAACGCGCTCGTATGGAACTCTCACTGGCCGACCGCTTTGATGCCGTGGTTGTCAACGACGACCTGGAGCGAGCCACCACCGAAACCCTCCATCTGGTACGCTCGTTTCTCCATCGGCCTTAACCGCCGACTCTCATGGCCACGCAACCCCTCGCCGTGCTGGAAGGTCGCCGTCTGCTGCTGGGTGTCACGGGCAGCATTGCCGCTTACAAAGCGGCCGAGCTGATCCGCCTCTTCAAAAAGGCCGGCGCTACAGTGCAGGTGGTCATGACCCCCGACGCCACCCGCTTCATCACACCCCTGACGCTTGGCACGCTTTCCGAACGGGAGGTGCTCGTCGACCTCTTTCCGGAAAATGAACCGGATTCCTGGACCAAACACGTTCACCTGGGCCGCTGGGCCGACCTGGCTATCGTTGCGCCGGCCACAGCACAGACCCTGGCGCGCCTGGCCCATGGCTTCTGCGATACCATGCTGGCGGCCACCCTGCTCTCAGCTCGCTGTTCAGTGCTGCTCTGCCCGGCCATGGATCACGACATGTACCACCATCCGGCCACGCAGCAAAATCTGGAGCAACTACGCCGATATGGCTATGAAATTCTGCCTCCCGAATTTGGCGAGCTGGCCAGCGGTCTGACGGGCGATGGACGCCTCCCCGATCCCGAGCGCATCGTTGCCCGTGTAGCCACTCTGCTGGAACGTCAGGCTTCCCTGGCCGGAAAACATGTACTGGTCACGGCCGGCCCCACCCGGGAAATGATCGATCCGGTACGCTGTCTGACCAATCCGTCCACCGGCACCATGGGCTTTGCCCTGGCCCGAGCCGCTGCTCGACGCGGTGCCCGCGTAACGCTCATCAGTGGCCCAACCCTGCTGCCCACTCCAGCTGGCGTCACCCGTATCGACGTCACCTCGGCGCAGGAGATGTACGAAGCAACCCTCCAGCATGCAGCAACGGCCGACCTTATCTTCATGGCCGCCGCCGTGGCCGACTATACTCCGGTGCAAACAGCTCCGTCCAAGCTCAAAAAAAACGCCGACGAGCTGGTCCTGCGCCTGCGCCGCACGCCCGACATCCTGGCCGAGCTGGGCCGCCGTCGCCGCTCCGACCAGGTGCTCGTAGGCTTTGCCATGGAAACCGATAATGCCATAGCAAATGCCCGAGAAAAACTTCACTACAAAAACCTCGACTGGATAGCCCTGAACCGCCTGAATGAGCCGGGTGCTGGCTTTGGCACTGGCACCAACCGCCTGACCCTCCTCCATCGAAGTGGCTCCCAGGAAGAACTACCTCTTCTACCCAAAGACGAAGCCGCCGAAGTTCTGCTGGATCGCATTCTGGCCCGGCAAGCCCAGCCGGCCGAGCCATAGCAATTCTTCGCTTGTCTCCCATCTTAAAACCCCGTAGCTTTAGAAAGAATGCACCAAACGTTCCGGAACCCATGCGGGAGCTGGTGCATGCCATCCGAGAAGCTCTGCTTCAAGAATACGCGCTGCTGGGCCCGCTGGGCTTCTGGAAAACTCCAACCCCTATGTCCGCACCGGAAAACCTCTCGGCTCATCAGGGCCTGTTCGGTCAGTCACAACCGCCAGCCGAGCCACCGTCCCCAGATCTCTATGCCCGCATTGAAGCGCTGATCCCTCCCGACTCACCGCTGCATTCAATGCATACACTGGAGGAAGTAGCCCGCTATGTGGCCAACTCCATCCTGATCCCCATTGATGCCCGACGCACGCATCCGGTCTTTGGCGTGGGCAATCCGCGGGCAGACCTCATGGTGGTTGGTGAAGCACCCGGCGCCGAAGAAGATCGTCAAGGAGAACCGTTTGTAGGGCCAGCCGGCCAGCTGCTCAACAAGATGCTTAAAGCCATTGGCTTTGAACGTGAAGTGGTGTACATTACCAATGTGTTGAAAAGCCGTCCACCCTACAACCGAGATCCGCAACCAGACGAAATTGAAGCCCACCTGCCTATTCTGTATAAACAGATAGCCCTGGTACGCCCCCGGATTATCCTGTGTGTGGGCCGAATCGCTGGAAATGCGCTGCTGGGACGGAATGGTTCGCTACGTGCCCTGCGGGGTAAGGTGCATGATTTTTACGGGCTGCCGGTTGTCGTAACCTACCATCCGGCCGCCCTCCTCCGCAACCCTCAATGGAAACGACTGGCCTGGGAAGATCTGCAGTTGCTGCGGGCGCACTACGATCACCTGAAGGGCTCGGCACCCTCTGACAAGAGGTAACCACGATGGCAGAATTCGAGGAGCGTCCCCGGCTGAGCATCGGCGAAGAAGAAACGCCTCCCTATCCGCTGGAAAAGCTGACAGGTGGACGGCGACGTTCACATGCACAGATTCATGCGCTGCATCGTCAGGCCGGACGTGTACCCCCGCAGGCCATCGAGCTGGAGCAGGCTGTACTGGGTGCCATGCTCATTGAGCCAGAAGCGATTCCTCGCGCCCTGGAGATCCTCACCCCTGAAGCTTTTTATGACGGCCGTCACCAGCGTATCTTTCGCGCCATCATTCGACTCTTCGAGCAGCACTGCGCGGTCGATTTGTTAACAGTTACCGAAGAACTACGACGCACCGGTGAGCTGGAACAAGCCGGCGACACGATTTACTTGAGCGAGCTGACCACCCACGTAGCCTCGGCAGCTAATGTCGAATACCACGCCCGCATCATTGCCGAGAAAGCACTGCTGCGTCGTATGATTGAAACCATGACGCTGCTAATCGGCCGGGCGTATGATCCAGGTGCCGATGCTTTTGAGCTGCTGGATGAGGTGGAAGCCGAAATCTTTCGGCTATCGGATGTGCACCTGCGCAAGGCTGCTCGCTCTATGAATGAAGTGGTCAAGGAGACGCTGGAACAGCTGGAAGCCATCCACGGACGACCTGGCGGCATCACAGGGGTACCCAGTGGGTTTCATCAACTCGATGCGTTGACAGGCGGATGGCAACGAGGCGATCTGATTGTCATAGCGGCCCGCCCCTCCATGGGTAAAACCGCCTTCGCGCTGAGCTGCGCTCGCAATGCCGCATTGCATCCACACTACGGTACAGGAGTGGCTATTTTCTCGCTGGAAATGGGCGCCGAACAGTTGGCTCAGCGCTTGCTTACCGCCGAAGCACGCGTCGACGCCCAGGCCGCCCGCACCGGCCGACTGCGCGACGAAGACTGGCGCCAGCTGGCCCGCGCAGCCGGACGCTTATCAGATGCTCCCATCTTTATCGACGATACCCCTTCGCTCAGTGTACTCGAACTCCGCGCCAAATGCCGCCGCCTGAAGGCCGAACACGACATAGGGCTGGTAATTGTCGACTACCTGCAGCTTATGCAGGCCTCCCACATGCCCCGCAACGCCAACCGCGAGCAGGAAATTGCCCAGATCTCCCGCTCACTCAAAGCGCTGGCAAAGGAACTAAACGTGCCTGTGATCGCGCTTTCCCAGCTCAGCCGCGCCGTCGAAACCCGCGGCGGTGACAAACGCCCACAACTTTCTGATCTGCGCGAAAGTGGCTCTATCGAACAAGACGCCGACGTTGTCCTCTTCATCTACCGGGCAGAACGCTATGGGATTACTGTAGACGAAAATGGCAATCCAACCGAAGGCATTGCCGAAATTATTGTCGGTAAACAACGCAATGGCCCTACCGGCACAGTGCGCCTGGCTTTTGTCCACCAGTATGCCCGCTTTGAAAACCTGACCACTTACTACGCAGAAGTCCCAGATACACCGAAACTTCCGGAATCCCCCGAAGGCGACCAGGCTGAAGCACCTCCTTTTTAATAACACCTCTCGGTTATCTGACACGAACGTTGTCCTCCTGCACCAGACGAGAATGCTAAACCTGCTACCATACAGTCCGGTCCACGTAAAAGGTACCCGGGAAATGTCAGGGGCTTTGTAACCCTTTCAGCTCAGCGACAACAGCATCCTGTTCGCACCATAACGGCCGCTTTTCTAAAGCAGTAAAGTAAAAAAACCCCGCATTTCCATAAAAAATGCGGGGCTTTCGCGAGGTGACGGGCGGATTCGAACCGCCGTACGGGGCTTTGCAGGCCCCTGCCTAACCACTCGGCCACGTCACCGCTGCTGCGCTTTCTTACGACAAAATAGACCGACCGGATCCACCGAGCGCCCCCCTAACGAGGATTTCTCAAGCGAGTTCCGGATAACGCGTCGCGTCTTAAGCCATCCAGATCCAAAACCGGCGCTGCCAGATCCGCCGTTGGTTAGCTTGTCCCCTTGATTAGCCCGGCCGGTCTGCCGCAACCTCTTTTCTCGTCACTTGTCTCTCAAA
Coding sequences within it:
- the gmk gene encoding guanylate kinase gives rise to the protein MAEPRIVILTAPSGAGKTTLARRLQKALPQLRFSVSATTRPPRPGEQHGVDYYFLSEEEFRHLLEQGELIEYEEVYPGRFYGTLRREVEKASRTHPVLLDIDVKGALRVKEQFGDEALAIFLQPPSLETLAERLRHRGTEDEASMRQRLERARMELSLADRFDAVVVNDDLERATTETLHLVRSFLHRP
- the frr gene encoding ribosome recycling factor, encoding MPNEHLQLILDDAREHMEKSLAHLRTELAALRAGRATPAMLEDVRVEYYGTMTPLMQLASITAPQPDLLIVQPWDRSALGAIERAIINANLGLNPSNDGHLIRIPIPPLSEERRKELVRAARIRAEEARVAIRNIRRHAKDHIKKAKEEEHLPEDLCHTAEEELQKLTDTYIEKVNQLLKRKEAEIMEV
- a CDS encoding YicC/YloC family endoribonuclease — its product is MIASMTGFGRGQAARDGFSATVELRSVNNRYLDVSVRLPRIAASYEPEILAALRQAFSRGRITVQVDLKLSPETGLLPRLNLEVARQYLTQLETLRAETGLPSPIRLEHLLTLPDLFERPELPEADDRIRQVLMAALTQAIKALQATRHREGALLQADLEARLKAIAHRLEAIEARAPQRLAEAREKLRARVQELLREDQLDSDRLEQEIVLLADRLDITEECVRLRAHLQHFHEALQSEEPSGRRLNFLAQELHREANTINAKANDATIALLAVEIKEEIEKIREQIQNIE
- the rplM gene encoding 50S ribosomal protein L13, whose product is MDVNSYKTYSAKPGDVRRTWYVIDAEGQVLGRLASRIATILRGKHKPTYTPHVDMGDFVIVINAEKVRLTGKKEQQKQYFRHSGYPGGVRLRTPAEMRQRRPEFLIEHAVKGMLPKGPLGRRMLRKLKVYAGPSHPHGAQKPIELTL
- the tsf gene encoding translation elongation factor Ts; this translates as MAISAQEVKRLREMTGVGMMDCKRALEEAGGDFEAAIEILRKKGQKVAAKRADREAKEGLVVTAVSEDGRAGAIVEVNCETDFVARNEEFASFAQQVGQLILEARPADLETLLKLQLPDGRTVEDALLDLTGKIGEKIAIRRFAVLTTDQGRIISYVHPGSRLAVLVEVGGDGQLETAGRDVAMQVAAMNPIAVRREEVPEDVRQKELEIAREAARNEGKPEHIIERIAQGKLERFYKDHVLLEQAFIKDASLTVQEYLKQAGIETRRFIRYALGE
- a CDS encoding uracil-DNA glycosylase, which gives rise to MRELVHAIREALLQEYALLGPLGFWKTPTPMSAPENLSAHQGLFGQSQPPAEPPSPDLYARIEALIPPDSPLHSMHTLEEVARYVANSILIPIDARRTHPVFGVGNPRADLMVVGEAPGAEEDRQGEPFVGPAGQLLNKMLKAIGFEREVVYITNVLKSRPPYNRDPQPDEIEAHLPILYKQIALVRPRIILCVGRIAGNALLGRNGSLRALRGKVHDFYGLPVVVTYHPAALLRNPQWKRLAWEDLQLLRAHYDHLKGSAPSDKR
- the rpsB gene encoding 30S ribosomal protein S2: MSEHETQPVPETEASAEPSTETAEVQAATPETAETQPKHRVSIEELLKAGAHFGHLTSRWNPKMRPFIFMERNGIHIIDLVQTQQLLDRAAEAAARFARQGKKILFVGTKKQARDIVRKYAEACGQPYVVERWLGGTLTNFQTIRLSIRRMEELARMDEEGILDQLKKKERLMKRREREKLERTLGGIAQMAKLPGALFIVDVVREHIAVSEARKLGIPIIAIVDTNADPELIDYPIPANDDAVRSIELITSVIANAVIEGVKQREQEEAARKAEREKRTAEAASTKGARSKRRKKGP
- the dnaB gene encoding replicative DNA helicase; this translates as MAEFEERPRLSIGEEETPPYPLEKLTGGRRRSHAQIHALHRQAGRVPPQAIELEQAVLGAMLIEPEAIPRALEILTPEAFYDGRHQRIFRAIIRLFEQHCAVDLLTVTEELRRTGELEQAGDTIYLSELTTHVASAANVEYHARIIAEKALLRRMIETMTLLIGRAYDPGADAFELLDEVEAEIFRLSDVHLRKAARSMNEVVKETLEQLEAIHGRPGGITGVPSGFHQLDALTGGWQRGDLIVIAARPSMGKTAFALSCARNAALHPHYGTGVAIFSLEMGAEQLAQRLLTAEARVDAQAARTGRLRDEDWRQLARAAGRLSDAPIFIDDTPSLSVLELRAKCRRLKAEHDIGLVIVDYLQLMQASHMPRNANREQEIAQISRSLKALAKELNVPVIALSQLSRAVETRGGDKRPQLSDLRESGSIEQDADVVLFIYRAERYGITVDENGNPTEGIAEIIVGKQRNGPTGTVRLAFVHQYARFENLTTYYAEVPDTPKLPESPEGDQAEAPPF
- the pyrH gene encoding UMP kinase, with product MTSESDTSHSRLRPRYRRILLKLSGEALMGQKPYGIDWHVVETYAREIRQVVDLGVSVGIVIGGGNIFRGVQNASRGMKRAHADYMGMLATMINAMALQDALEQAGLDTRLQSSIKMEQIAEPFIRRRAIRHLEKGRVVIFGAGTGNPYFTTDTAAALRALEIEAEVLLKGTRVDGVYSADPERDPKARLFTSIHGREVIRRDLRVMDMTAFTLCQEAKLPIIVFNMNKPGNLLRVVCGEPIGTLVYWTETPPSFTEPAQA
- the coaBC gene encoding bifunctional phosphopantothenoylcysteine decarboxylase/phosphopantothenate--cysteine ligase CoaBC, producing the protein MATQPLAVLEGRRLLLGVTGSIAAYKAAELIRLFKKAGATVQVVMTPDATRFITPLTLGTLSEREVLVDLFPENEPDSWTKHVHLGRWADLAIVAPATAQTLARLAHGFCDTMLAATLLSARCSVLLCPAMDHDMYHHPATQQNLEQLRRYGYEILPPEFGELASGLTGDGRLPDPERIVARVATLLERQASLAGKHVLVTAGPTREMIDPVRCLTNPSTGTMGFALARAAARRGARVTLISGPTLLPTPAGVTRIDVTSAQEMYEATLQHAATADLIFMAAAVADYTPVQTAPSKLKKNADELVLRLRRTPDILAELGRRRRSDQVLVGFAMETDNAIANAREKLHYKNLDWIALNRLNEPGAGFGTGTNRLTLLHRSGSQEELPLLPKDEAAEVLLDRILARQAQPAEP
- a CDS encoding sigma-70 family RNA polymerase sigma factor, whose amino-acid sequence is MDRSRLRVLAAQLSFHLDDQQAVEALYERWRTAGHEDAWEQLEIWLYCFIWRYFLAKATNHPDLSRVELEALVGETFLRLRGQLDTIRQASRLIGWVGISCRNAFRNYLRSVRRRPSYEPDDPPLEAPEAEQHLWHHDLSQLIPQLSAAIDRLPPFLREVTRMALLQQLPYQEISRRLNKPPGTIRVYLSRAFQRLRKDPGLADFLGLL
- the rpsI gene encoding 30S ribosomal protein S9 encodes the protein MATATLTQWIAVGRRKTAVARVYLRPGNGQITVNRRPFEEYFPLEWRRKVVLAPFEVTGTMGEFDVLVNVKGGGLTGQAEAIRHGIARALVAYNPEFRKPLRDAGYLTRDPRMVERKKYGQPKARKRFQFSKR